One Aquila chrysaetos chrysaetos chromosome 22, bAquChr1.4, whole genome shotgun sequence genomic window carries:
- the SLC6A7 gene encoding sodium-dependent proline transporter isoform X1: MKNIRQQHLRKPVTPELLVSPSSQDGDLGSECPEDRGNWTGRLDFLLSCIGYCVGLGNVWRFPYRAYTNGGGAFLVPYFIMLAICGIPIFFMELSLGQFSSLGPLAVWKISPLFKGVGMGTILIVSLVAIYYNMIIAYVLFYLFASLTSDLPWQHCGNWWNTDLCLDHHVIKAGNTTFPVNISNTVSPSEEYWSRYVLHIQGSSGIGDPGRIRWNLCLCLLLSWTIVYLCILKGVKSSGKVVYFTATFPYLILVMLLIRGVTLEGAWKGIRFYLTPQFDHLLSSKVWIEAALQIFYSLGVGFGGLLTFASYNTFHQNIYRDTFIVTLGNAITSILAGFAIFSVLGYMSQELGVPVNQVAKAGPGLAFVVYPQAMTMLPLSPFWSFLFFFMLLTLGLDSQVRTEPTEPAAVPRQPGGSGDPLLLCVQFAFMETIVTAVTDEFPYYLRPKKASFSAVICIALFLMGLILTTEGGMYWLVLLDDYSAGFGLMVVVITTCLVVTRVYGMKRFCRDVHMMLGFKPGPYFRACWMVLSPAAMMALLVYNIIKYQPSEYGSYRFPAWAEVLGILMGVLSCLMIPVGMVVAVLREEGTLWERVQQASRPTMDWGPSLEENRTGMYVASLAGSQSPKPLMVHMRKYGGITSYENTAIEVDREMEEEEEESMM, from the exons ATGAAGAACATTCGGCAGCAGCATCTCCGGAAG CCGGTGACGCCAGAGCTCCTGGTGAGTCCCAGCAGCCAGGACGGGGACCTGGGCTCCGAGTGCCCAGAAGACAGAGGGAACTGGACGGGGCGGCTGgatttcctcctctcctgcatCGGATACTGCGTGGGCCTCGGAAACGTCTGGAGGTTCCCCTACAGGGCTTACACCAATGGAGGAG GAGCTTTCCTGGTTCCTTACTTCATCATGCTGGCCATCTGTGGGATCCCCATCTTCTTCATGGAGCTGTCACTTGGCCAGTTCTCCAGCCTGGGGCCACTTGCCGTCTGGAAGATAAGCCCTCTCTTTAAAG gcGTTGGCATGGGCACGATCCTCATCGTCTCCCTGGTGGCCATTTACTACAATATGATCATTGCTTACGTTCTCTTCTACCTCTTTGCATCCCTCACAAGCGACTTGCCCTGGCAGCACTGCGGCAACTGGTGGAACACCGACCTGTGCCTGGACCACCATGTCATCAAGGCGGGGAACACCACCTTCCCTGTCAACATCAGCAACACCGTCAGCCCTAGCGAGGAGTACTGGAG CCGGTACGTCCTGCACATCCAAGGGAGCTCTGGGATCGGGGATCCTGGGAGGATCCGCTGGAACCTGTGTCTGTGCCTGCTCCTTTCTTGGACTATCGTCTATCTGTGCATCCTAAAGGGAGTCAAATCCTCTGGCAAG GTCGTGTACTTCACTGCCACCTTCCCGTACCTCATCCTGGTGATGCTGCTTATTCGTGGCGTGACCCTGGAGGGGGCCTGGAAGGGGATCCGGTTTTACCTCACACCCCAGTTTGATCACTTGCTGTCTTCCAAG GTGTGGATTGAGGCAGCCCTGCAGATTTTCTACTCCCTTGGAGTAGGCTTTGGGGGCCTCCTCACCTTCGCCTCGTACAACACCTTCCATCAGAATATCTACAG GGACACCTTCATAGTGACCCTGGGCAATGCCATCACCAGCATCCTGGCAGGATTTGCCATCTTCTCCGTTTTGGGATACATGTCCCAGGAGCTTGGGGTCCCCGTTAACCAGGTGGCAAAAGCAG GTCCTGGCCTGGCTTTTGTGGTGTACCCCCAGGCCATGACAATGCTCCCCCTTTCTCCATTCTGGTCTTTCCTGTTCTTCTTCATGCTGTTAACCTTGGGCCTGGACAGCCAGGTAAGGACAGAGCCCACCGAGCCAGCTGCGGTGCCCAGGCAGCCTGGGGGCTCAGGGGACCCTCTTCTCCTTTGTGTGCAGTTTGCCTTTATGGAGACCATCGTTACGGCAGTGACAGATGAATTTCCCTACTACCTGCGGCCAAAGAAAGCTTCTTTCTCAGCTGTCATCTGCATCGCCCTCTTCCTGATGGGGCTCATCCTCACAACAGAG GGTGGGATGTACTGGCTGGTCCTACTGGATGACTACAGCGCTGGCTTTGGTCTCATGGTGGTGGTGATCACTACCTGCCTCGTGGTGACGCGTGTCTATG gcATGAAGAGGTTCTGCCGAGATGTCCACATGATGCTGGGCTTCAAACCAGGGCCCTACTTCAGAGCCTGCTGGATGGTCCTGTCCCCAGCAGCGATGATG GCCTTGCTGGTGTACAACATCATTAAGTACCAGCCCTCCGAGTACGGCAGCTACCGCTTCCCCGCCTGGGCTGAGGTCTTGGGCATCCTCATGGGAGTCCTCTCCTGCCTGATGATTCCCGTGGGCATGGTGGTGGCCGTGCTCCGAGAAGAAGGGACGCTATGGGAG CGAGTCCAGCAAGCCAGCCGGCCCACCATGGACTGGGGCCCATCGCTGGAGGAGAATCGGACCGGCATGTACGTGGCAAGCCTGGCCGGCAGCCAGTCACCCAAGCCGCTGATGGTCCACATGCGGAAATACGGGGGCATCACCAGCTACGAGAACACGGCCATCGAGGTGGACcgggagatggaggaggaggaggaggagtccATGATGTGA
- the SLC6A7 gene encoding sodium-dependent proline transporter isoform X2, with protein sequence MKNIRQQHLRKPVTPELLVSPSSQDGDLGSECPEDRGNWTGRLDFLLSCIGYCVGLGNVWRFPYRAYTNGGGAFLVPYFIMLAICGIPIFFMELSLGQFSSLGPLAVWKISPLFKGVGMGTILIVSLVAIYYNMIIAYVLFYLFASLTSDLPWQHCGNWWNTDLCLDHHVIKAGNTTFPVNISNTVSPSEEYWSRYVLHIQGSSGIGDPGRIRWNLCLCLLLSWTIVYLCILKGVKSSGKVVYFTATFPYLILVMLLIRGVTLEGAWKGIRFYLTPQFDHLLSSKVWIEAALQIFYSLGVGFGGLLTFASYNTFHQNIYRDTFIVTLGNAITSILAGFAIFSVLGYMSQELGVPVNQVAKAGPGLAFVVYPQAMTMLPLSPFWSFLFFFMLLTLGLDSQFAFMETIVTAVTDEFPYYLRPKKASFSAVICIALFLMGLILTTEGGMYWLVLLDDYSAGFGLMVVVITTCLVVTRVYGMKRFCRDVHMMLGFKPGPYFRACWMVLSPAAMMALLVYNIIKYQPSEYGSYRFPAWAEVLGILMGVLSCLMIPVGMVVAVLREEGTLWERVQQASRPTMDWGPSLEENRTGMYVASLAGSQSPKPLMVHMRKYGGITSYENTAIEVDREMEEEEEESMM encoded by the exons ATGAAGAACATTCGGCAGCAGCATCTCCGGAAG CCGGTGACGCCAGAGCTCCTGGTGAGTCCCAGCAGCCAGGACGGGGACCTGGGCTCCGAGTGCCCAGAAGACAGAGGGAACTGGACGGGGCGGCTGgatttcctcctctcctgcatCGGATACTGCGTGGGCCTCGGAAACGTCTGGAGGTTCCCCTACAGGGCTTACACCAATGGAGGAG GAGCTTTCCTGGTTCCTTACTTCATCATGCTGGCCATCTGTGGGATCCCCATCTTCTTCATGGAGCTGTCACTTGGCCAGTTCTCCAGCCTGGGGCCACTTGCCGTCTGGAAGATAAGCCCTCTCTTTAAAG gcGTTGGCATGGGCACGATCCTCATCGTCTCCCTGGTGGCCATTTACTACAATATGATCATTGCTTACGTTCTCTTCTACCTCTTTGCATCCCTCACAAGCGACTTGCCCTGGCAGCACTGCGGCAACTGGTGGAACACCGACCTGTGCCTGGACCACCATGTCATCAAGGCGGGGAACACCACCTTCCCTGTCAACATCAGCAACACCGTCAGCCCTAGCGAGGAGTACTGGAG CCGGTACGTCCTGCACATCCAAGGGAGCTCTGGGATCGGGGATCCTGGGAGGATCCGCTGGAACCTGTGTCTGTGCCTGCTCCTTTCTTGGACTATCGTCTATCTGTGCATCCTAAAGGGAGTCAAATCCTCTGGCAAG GTCGTGTACTTCACTGCCACCTTCCCGTACCTCATCCTGGTGATGCTGCTTATTCGTGGCGTGACCCTGGAGGGGGCCTGGAAGGGGATCCGGTTTTACCTCACACCCCAGTTTGATCACTTGCTGTCTTCCAAG GTGTGGATTGAGGCAGCCCTGCAGATTTTCTACTCCCTTGGAGTAGGCTTTGGGGGCCTCCTCACCTTCGCCTCGTACAACACCTTCCATCAGAATATCTACAG GGACACCTTCATAGTGACCCTGGGCAATGCCATCACCAGCATCCTGGCAGGATTTGCCATCTTCTCCGTTTTGGGATACATGTCCCAGGAGCTTGGGGTCCCCGTTAACCAGGTGGCAAAAGCAG GTCCTGGCCTGGCTTTTGTGGTGTACCCCCAGGCCATGACAATGCTCCCCCTTTCTCCATTCTGGTCTTTCCTGTTCTTCTTCATGCTGTTAACCTTGGGCCTGGACAGCCAG TTTGCCTTTATGGAGACCATCGTTACGGCAGTGACAGATGAATTTCCCTACTACCTGCGGCCAAAGAAAGCTTCTTTCTCAGCTGTCATCTGCATCGCCCTCTTCCTGATGGGGCTCATCCTCACAACAGAG GGTGGGATGTACTGGCTGGTCCTACTGGATGACTACAGCGCTGGCTTTGGTCTCATGGTGGTGGTGATCACTACCTGCCTCGTGGTGACGCGTGTCTATG gcATGAAGAGGTTCTGCCGAGATGTCCACATGATGCTGGGCTTCAAACCAGGGCCCTACTTCAGAGCCTGCTGGATGGTCCTGTCCCCAGCAGCGATGATG GCCTTGCTGGTGTACAACATCATTAAGTACCAGCCCTCCGAGTACGGCAGCTACCGCTTCCCCGCCTGGGCTGAGGTCTTGGGCATCCTCATGGGAGTCCTCTCCTGCCTGATGATTCCCGTGGGCATGGTGGTGGCCGTGCTCCGAGAAGAAGGGACGCTATGGGAG CGAGTCCAGCAAGCCAGCCGGCCCACCATGGACTGGGGCCCATCGCTGGAGGAGAATCGGACCGGCATGTACGTGGCAAGCCTGGCCGGCAGCCAGTCACCCAAGCCGCTGATGGTCCACATGCGGAAATACGGGGGCATCACCAGCTACGAGAACACGGCCATCGAGGTGGACcgggagatggaggaggaggaggaggagtccATGATGTGA